Proteins found in one Polyodon spathula isolate WHYD16114869_AA chromosome 10, ASM1765450v1, whole genome shotgun sequence genomic segment:
- the LOC121322371 gene encoding transcription factor LBX1-like produces the protein MTSKEDAKGSSVEERRRSPLDHLPPPANSNKPLTPFSIEDILNKPSVRRSYTICGTAHLLSAAEKHAPTGLPLSGRGLLTHTSPLCALEELASKTFKGLEVSVLQAAEGRDGLTIFGQRNTPKKRRKSRTAFTNHQIYELEKRFLYQKYLSPADRDQIAQQLGLTNAQVITWFQNRRAKLKRDLEEMKADVESAKSSDPEGKTISLDLEPNTGAISTSRSQSPLLSNHGLETPNKLPMSPSSPFTDHATSYECSEDEEDVEIDVDD, from the exons ATGACTTCCAAAGAAGATGCGAAGGGTTCTTCAGTGGAAGAAAGAAGACGAAGCCCACTGGATCATCTACCACCGCCGGCAAATTCTAACAAACCACTCACCCCTTTCAGTATAGAAGACATCCTGAATAAGCCATCAGTAAGGAGAAGTTACACGATCTGCGGGACCGCTCACCTGCTCTCCGCCGCCGAGAAACACGCTCCTACTGGGCTTCCCCTGTCCGGCCGGGGACTGCTCACCCACACCTCCCCGCTCTGCGCCCTCGAAGAGCTCGCCAGCAAAACATTTAAAGGACTGGAAGTCAGCGTTCTTCAGGCAGCCGAAG GAAGAGACGGGTTGACGATTTTTGGCCAGAGGAACACCCCCAAAAAGAGGAGAAAGTCCCGAACAGCATTCACCAACCACCAGATCTATGAACTGGAGAAAAGATTTCTATACCAGAAGTATCTGTCCCCGGCTGACCGAGACCAAATCGCCCAGCAGCTTGGTTTAACGAATGCCCAAGTAATCACGTGGTTTCAAAACCGCAGAGCCAAACTCAAGCGGGATTTGGAAGAGATGAAAGCGGATGTGGAATCCGCCAAATCGAGTGATCCAGAAGGGAAAACTATCTCACTAGACCTTGAGCCGAATACTGGGGCCATAAGCACGTCCAGATCTCAATCTCCACTGCTGTCCAACCATGGACTGGAGACCCCCAACAAACTGCCAATGTCGCCATCATCACCGTTTACAGACCACGCCACGAGCTACGAATGTTCAGAAGACGAGGAAGACGTGGAGATTGACGTTGATGACTGA